AGCATCTGTAACCCCTGTAACACACACCTCAAACAGTTGTTAGTACatcttgaacacacacacacacacacacacacacagctgtcagAGCATCTGTAACCCCTATAACACACATCTCAAACAGCTGTCAGTACATctataacacacacaaacacacacacacagctgtcagAGCATCTGTAACGGTGTAACCCCTATAACACACACCTCAAACAGCTGTCAGAGCATCTGTAACCCCTGTAACACACACCTCAAACAGCTGTTAGTACatcttgaacacacacacacacacacacacacacacacacacacacacacacacacacacacacacacacacagctgtcagAGCATCTGTAACCCCTGTAACACACACCTCAAACAACTGTCAGTActcttgaacacacacacacacacacacacacacacacacacacacacacacacacacacacacacacacacacacacacacacacacacacacacacacacaccacacacacacacacacacacacacacacacacattttgtatCGAGTACAAGTCTAAGTGAGAGGCAGCACCATGAAACTCGGTTTTATTTTCTGCTTCAAAAACAGAATACTTATTGCCAGAATAATGATATCATAATAACGTGTTACCAATTAATGAGTGTTTCCATGAAATGAAGCAAAATCCCGCCAGTAAAACACAGAACACAGCATATCTGTTGTTAGACATGTCAGCAGCAGCGATACAAATAACAACACGGAAGTAAGATGTTTCAAATTAAAAGCTGACCAGACAATAAAAATACGCATACTGTATTATATTGTAGTATTTTATTAGACCTTGCTGTAGTATGAAGTTCTTGCATTGAGATTTCGACTGAACTTTTTTTCTGAAATAACTAATCTATGCTCATTTTAGCAGCAATATTGCATTAATAGAATGTTAAAATTGTGGAAGTTTCCTAGTTTAATTAGGTTGTCTCTGCATGGCgcttttattatgaaaatggTTCATTTTCAGCAGTCCAATCAAGTGGCCGATCGTCAATGGGCTCTATCCAGTCATTTTTGCCGTTTTGTGCTGATATCAGGGCGCTGAgctgtgtgtgcgcgtgtgtgatTGACAGTTGCGCAGCTGCAGAAGCAGATCTGTGAACATGGCGGATGAGGTGGCTCGAGCTCAGAGCGCGCAGCCGGGAGGAGACACGATATTCGGCAAAATCATCCGTAAAGAGATTCCTGCCAACATCATTTATGAAGATGATCAGGTGCGATCTTAGCTGTTTGCACAGCGATAGCGAAACTGCTGTCAGTGCGTTCGATCCTCCGCCATTTCAATGCGCTTTCAAACTTTATACGAAATGTTCGAGTGTGTAGCTAATCACTGTTGCAGGCTCAGTTGAAGTAAAGTTGCACATTAATTTTGAATTCTGTCGACAGTTCATCTGAAATCTCGGAGATCTGGAAATGTGCCAGAATGCAATGCTAGTTCACGTGTTCTGCACTGTTACATTTCTGCACAGCGTTGTTGCACATTGAGCAGCGATCAATGATGGCTGCTCCAAAATAACGTGAACGCTTTCAGTTGCACGGCTGTTATCATACTtttacacaattatttatttaatacatttaatttttttaataaataatacacagttaatctctctctctctctctctctctctctctctctctctctctctctctctctctctctctctttctttctttctttctttctttctttctttctttttgtctgATGAATTATCAGTGCATTGCCTTCCATGATGTGGCCCCTCAGGCTCCCACTCACTTCCTGGTGGTCCCCAGAAAGCCCATTACTCAGATCTCTAAAGTTGAGGACACTGATAAAGAGGTCAGTATTAAACTGACTTGGtacctgagtgtgtgtgtgtgtgtgagtgtgagagtgaacTGCGTGcagaattaaaatgttaataattttaacaaaataagagagatcatacaaaatgcatgttatattTTTTTTGATACTGTCCTGAATGAGATATTTAACATACAAATGTTTTACATATAGTCATATGTACATATGGTTTTCTGACggttgttcttgagtcccttgtttgtcctgagcagttaaaatGACCAATGTTCTTCAAAACAATCCTCCAGCAGTGACTATGATTTTGATAACTATTAAAAAAGGTgctgatgctccagaaggaaacacgaTGCATTGAACCAGGGGGTGAACACATATTGAATCTGAAGATTAAGGTATTTTGTCTTTAGTGAAACATGTACGTATCTTCTGTATGTATCTTCTGTTGCTTCCAAAGAGCAGTACTAaatgaaaaagaagaagaaatttttatatatataatgcatcagtgaatgtttgaactttttttttttgtagctgTTTTTGCATCCCTCAACTGTCAGTGTAAATCGTACAGTCACTGCTGaagagggttcaaatatgcaaaagatatCGGAAAACTGAagtttttctgaagaacattggtcagtttaactgctcagtcAGGACAAACAAGGAACTTATGAAAAaccataacaaaacaaaaaaacagccgTATACAGTGCATcagtgcttcactttttccacattttatggTATAGCCATTttccaaaattgattaaattagtaatttttttccatcaattctacaaacaatacctcaTAATGACACTATGAAAtaagtttgtttaaaatctttacaaatgtattaaaaataaaaaatgatcatccatttccactgatcatccttgagatgtttctacaacttgattggagaCCATAATTCAAAGTTgataaattcagttgattggacatgatttggaaaggcacacacctgtctacaTAAGATCCTagagttaaaggggtacttcagagATGGGAAGCTGAATATGTAtgtaaactgggtcattaatataAGAGAAATgggaaatcatttttttatttggtgccttctagtctgagaaaagacagaaaatgatTTATTGTCTCATGgcgatgaaagacaacaattcccagaatgcattgcttcactgccctgtgaggctactcccaaagccacggctactggattactggatcactttcctaCTGCgattattttcataaaatcacttcagttggagaacagactctacaattaaaaactgaacgtgtctgtgtGATATAATGATTGAGCCGCtgagcgagtgtcacagcacaaacgcagaagtccaaggaattgtctgtagacctctgagacaggattgtATAAAAGGCAgagatctggggaagggtacagatacatttctgcagcattgaaggtcccaatgagcacagaGATCATCTATAAATGGAAGtagtttggaaccaccaggagCTGGCAGCTCGGCCAAACTGAGCCATCGGGGGAGAAGGGCCCTAatcagggaggtgaccaagaacccgatggtcactctgacagagctccagcgtttctctgtggagagaggagaaccttccagaagaacaaccatctctgcagaaCTCCCAacaatcaggcctgtatggtagagtggtcatatggaagccactcctcagtaaaaggcacatgacagacagcctggagtttgccaaaaggcacctaaAGGACACTCAGTCCATgagaaacaaaatattctggtctgatgaaacaattGATTGAAATCTTTGGCCTAAATGGCATTTCATTATGacgtcatgtctggaggaaaccaggcaccgctcatcacctggccaattcCAATGTTTTTTTCAGCGGCAGAAACTGGGAGACGAGTCAGGATCAAggaaaagatgaatgcagctaTGTACAGATTCATCCTTGATGCAAACCTGCTCCATTgtgctctggacctcagactggggtgaaggttaatcttccaacaggacaatgaccaTAAGctcacagccaagataacaaagaaaTGGCTATGGCCGGCGACACACTTATGGCGTGTCTGTTTTTTTtccggctcccatgttaacagattaGAGTTTGCACATTGCCTGCGTGAGCCGCGCTGCACACacgtgcatgctagaaatagaattGATGCCTATTTTTCACATGACTTGCaattggaagcgtttccaggcaaaataaaataggaaaagatgtttagatGTCTTTTTGACATGAATGCATAATTAATAAATTCCATtttgatgtttgaaagtctttaggttTTGACATTAATGCAGATATAAttgtcatttaaataaataataataatgatcgATTTTCAAATATTGCACGTCAATGCAGAACGAAACATTCTTCAGCCTATTTTGCCATCAATACAATAGTATGGTCAATACTGCCaccgttgtctttgctgtatcagtatatacatatatttatgtttaacataaAGTATACaggaagtatagggcttccctgtgtCACCTAGCAGCAGTACCGCCGCGCAGACACgtttctggtgtgcaaagacataGAAAACGCTACGCGGCTGACatgcaacagaaacgccacgcttgcagtgtgtcacCGGCCtaaaggacaactctgtgaatgtcctcgtgtggcccagccagagcccagacttgaaccttGATCTCTGGATAGATCTGAAAATTGCTGTGCACCAACTTCCCCCACCCAACCTGACGGAGCTAAGAGCTTGAGAAAGAAGAATGTAaaaaactgcccaaaaataagGGGTGCCAAGCTTCAAACCTAAAAcgacttgaggctgtaattggtgccaaaggtgcttcaacaaagtcttgagcaaaggctgtgaatacttatgtacatgtgaccccccccccccccccccccaaccaccttttttttaatttatttttacctttGATAAATTTGCTataagatttcaaacaaacttctttcaaatTGCTAtaatggggtattgtttgtagaattgaggaacaaaatatgaattaaatccattttggaaaaaggctgtaacaaaacaaaatgtggaaaaactgAAGCGCTGTGAACACTTTCTGGATGCactgtatatatgtataatataaattatttactgATTTTTTTACTCATTGTTTACtgccaaatattaaaatatagaaGATGTGATTTGCAATGCTTCATGGGATTGGACAGTCACAGCAACTGTAACTCATGTCTTGAGCAGActtactggatttttttttttttttttttgtgaatgaGTGTTATATATTCTGCTTATGTCTTTGTCCCGGCTCAGCTGCTCGGACATCTGATGGTGGTTGCTAAGAAGTGTGCCGAGCAGGTGGGTTTACCCAGAGGATACCGACTGGTACTCAACGAGGGTCCTGACGGTGGGCAGTCCGTTTACCACGTTCACATCCACGTCCTGGGTGGCCGTCAGCTGGGATGGCCTCCTGGATAACCACTTTATAGCTAGTCGTGTCACTGTTAGCCATAACTGAGGTTAAATGTCATGTAAGAATGTCAGTCCAGAAAACAGCTAAAAATAAGTACTCTCTGAGGATgtcaataaaaaatgttaaatgttattgtttgaaatgtatcattattttttttgtcttgccataaatattatgttttttggTTGTGGGACTTTTGAATGTCATCCTATGTTATGTAGGCGTTGACATTGTTAACTTGGAAAAATATAAAGGGTTTTCAATGTGTGAGAATACACACTGAACAGCCATGGATAATATTCGTGATCATGACTTTATTTTCATGTGATCTTGAATAACAAATGTTATCTCAAGATCACAACATATATTTCTCATGATCTCGAgataacaaaagttgttttcttGTGATCACGACTTTCATTCTGAAATGCCCTGCGCCTGGAGTCTTGTTGCTGTTGCagattattcttttttttttggaaatgaagttttttttattggtttccttttatatatataacataccAGTACAAggttaaacaaataaatacattgtgTACAAAACAACACGGATAAaagtaattataataaataataatagaaatgacatttaaatgcacaACAGGGTAAGCAAGTCACACTTCAAAGGGAGATTGATATTAGATGCATGCCTTATGAAGTAATAATCTGAATACAATTCCCCCACATATCAACATCCATATGATTTCCATTCACTTTAGCTAACATTTTTTCATATGAAACATTCTCTATCATAGATTCAATCCACATTTTAAGTGAAGGACATTGAATATCTTTCCAAAATCTAAGTATCAGTCGTACTGCCGTGACTACCCCTACAGTAACCAGGGAAAACTCTTTATTTTTAATCTGAGGAATCTCAGATTTATCTCCTAAAAGACAAACCCTTGATGAAAATGGAAGTTCCACTCCTAAACATCTTCCAAGATATTTCAACACAATTTCCCAAAAAGGTTGAATCTTTGAACATTGCCAAAGAGCATGCATATATGTACCAGTTTCTTGTTTACATttccagcatttattatcaCTCAGACAACCCATTCTGAAAAGTCGCACTGGTGTATAATAATATCTATGTAATACCTTATACTGGATAAATTTGCCTCTTGCTTCCTTTATATATCGTCCACTGTAGGACAAAATTCTGTTCCAAGTGTCCTTATCTATGTCACTATTAATGTCTCTTTGCCAAATTAATCTCAAGTTTTCACAGTTCTTATCACCGCTCCTCAAAATAAGTTGATAAAATTTAGATGACTTTTGAAGGGGTCTTGGTAATTCACAAAATGTTTCTAAAACATTCTTTTCTTGTCCCATAGAAATCTTTGCCAACAAACAGTTTCTAATCTGTAAATATTTCCAGAAATGATCCCGGCCTTCTAAGtgaaatttttcttttaaattagtATAAGATAAAAGCTTATCATTACTAAATAAATCCCTTAGAGTGCGTATTCCATTTCTAAACCATTGTCCCCAGAACAGGGACTTTTTCCCTACCTTAATATAGGGATTATTCCATACTGATGAGTAATGCTGACACATGTGAGAAATCTTACATTTTCTATGGATAATTTTCCAAACCTCTTTAGAATGAAGCAATACAGGGTTGGTCATATTATGCTGTAAATTCCCCTCTGGGTTTTGCGAAAAGGCCTCTATTGGTCGAAAAGGGTAAGTAAGTTGTCGTTCTATTAATACCCAATCTAAATCTAAAACATCTTCCTCCCAGTGTCTAGTGAGCTTAGACATTTCAAATGCTAATTTGTAAAGCTCTACATTCGGTAATGCTAGCCCCCCTCTATCTCTAGGTAAACATAATTTATTAATGCCAATCCTGGGTCTTTTACCATCCCACAAAAAATTCTTAATCATAGCATTATATCGCTTATATATCTGGTGAGGCATAGTAACGGGGACCATCCCAGATATGTAATTAAACTGTGGTGCTATCGTCatctttattatattaatttttcCCCACAAAGTTAACATAATTTTCTTCCAATTATctagttttgtttgtattttctGCAACAAAGGTACCATATTTAAATTCAATATATTCTCTAAATTAGGGCTTAGGTGGATACCTAAATATCTAATCCCTTTTTGCATCCATTTAAACTTAAACGCACTGACTGAGGAAGAGAAGCACACTGCTGATACAGGCATAGCCTCTGACTTATGCCAGTTGATTTTATATCCTGAAAATTTAGAATAAGATTCAATCGTATTAAGGAGTACTGGTAAGGAGCAACCAGGGTCTTTAACTACTAGCAATATGTCATCTGCATATAACAGTAATTTATGTTCTCTTTCCCCTGCAAATACACCTTTAATTCTCGGTTCCTCTCTTATCATTGAAGCAAGTGGTTCCAAAACTAATGTAAAAAGTAATGGACTAAGAGGACAGCCTTGGCGGGTAGATCTTGATAGATTAAAAAAGGATGATGTTATTCCATTTGTTATTACAGCCGCTTTAGGATTGGAGTAAAGAATTTTAACCCACTTCACAAAACCTGGACCAAAACCATATTTTCCTAAGGCCTCAAAAAGAAAACCCCACTCCACCCTATCGAAGGCCTTTTCTGCATCAAGCGATATTGCAGCGATGGGATCTAGATTAGAATGATTCATCCACATGAGATGTAATAGCCTTCTCATATTGTCAGATGAGGATCTATTTTTAATAAAGCCCACCTGATCTCTGTGTATAATTTTAGGTAAAATACTTTCTAATCGTGAGGCTAATAATTTTGTTAATACTTTACAATCTACATTTAATAAACTTATGGGACGGTAGTTAGCAGGGTCCAACCTATCTCTATCCGGTTTTGGTATGAGTGATATTAAGGCTTCATTAAAACTGTCAGGCAACATATCATTCTCAAGAACCTCTGCATATACCTCAGTCAATATTGGGGTCAACTCATCAGCAAACTTCTTATAATACTCTGCTGGGAATCCGTCAGAGCCTGGTGATTTTCCTGGTTTTAAAGACATTATAACAGTTCTGACCTCCTCTTGTGTTATTGGTCCATCAATTGAGGCTTGTTCTTCAGGGGTTAAAGTGGGCAATGTAACATTAGCTAGAAAGTCTTTTAACTCCTCCTGACTATAAATGGATTCTGATGTGTACAGTTTTGAATAGTACTGGTTGAACACCCTATTAATTTCTTTGTTGGAGGTGAGCACCTTATTTCTCTCCTTAATTGCTGGTATGACATGACATGCATCATGTTGCTTAATCTGTCTAGCAAGGAGTTTCCCAGCTTTTTCCCCACTCTCATAATACTTGGTCTTCAATC
The window above is part of the Pseudorasbora parva isolate DD20220531a chromosome 23, ASM2467924v1, whole genome shotgun sequence genome. Proteins encoded here:
- the hint1 gene encoding histidine triad nucleotide-binding protein 1, with the protein product MADEVARAQSAQPGGDTIFGKIIRKEIPANIIYEDDQCIAFHDVAPQAPTHFLVVPRKPITQISKVEDTDKELLGHLMVVAKKCAEQVGLPRGYRLVLNEGPDGGQSVYHVHIHVLGGRQLGWPPG